A region of Takifugu flavidus isolate HTHZ2018 chromosome 2, ASM371156v2, whole genome shotgun sequence DNA encodes the following proteins:
- the LOC130520223 gene encoding NACHT, LRR and PYD domains-containing protein 12-like codes for MKSLESKNGHLDLFVRFLHGLSLESNQRILGGLLDQMESHPETTQKVLNNLKEENSDGISPDRSINIFHCLMEMKDQSVHQEIQEFLKSEKKSKRRLSEIHCSALAYLLQMSEEVLDELDLLQYNTSDEGRRRLIPAVRNCRKVVLSGSFLSKSHWEVVASAMTSNPSHLRELDLSTNQSPTDADVELLSSAMMHPNCRLETLRLSCCSLSKISCDSLASALRSNPSHLRVLDLSENQLKDSGLKLLCSGLESLNCKLEALRLSGCSLSEISCDSLASALRSNPSHLKILDLSRNQLKDPGVKLLCGFLQDPLCELEVLRSVRDDPVLSQV; via the exons atgaaatctcttgaaagtaaaaatggccacctggacttgtttgttcgcttccttcatggtctctctctggagtccaatcagaggatcttgggtggactgttggatcagatggagagccacccagaaaccacccagaaggtcctcaacaacctgaaggaggagaacagtgatggaatctccccagacagaagcatcaacatcttccactgtctgatggagatgaaggatcagtcagtccatcaggagatccaagagttcctgaagtcagagaagaaatcaaagaggagactgtcagagatccactgttcagctctggcctacctgctgcagatgtcagaggaggttctggatgagctggacctgctgcagtacaacacctcagatgagggacgacgtcgcctgattccagctgtgaggaactgcaggaaggtcgt actgtctggtagttttctttcaaagagtcattgggaagttgtggcctcagcaatgacgtcaaacccttctcatctacgggagctggacttaagcacGAACCAAAGCccgacagatgccgacgtagagttactgtcttctgcaatgatgcatccaaactgcagactggagacgctcag GCTGtcgtgctgcagtttatcaaagatcagctgtgactctctggcctcggcgctgaggtccaatccctcccatctgagggttctggacctgagtgagaaccagttgaaggattcaggattgaagctgctctgttctggactggagagtctaaactgtaagctggaggctctcag actgagtggctgcagtttatcagagatcagctgtgactctctggcctcggcgctgaggtccaatccctcccatctgaagattctggacctgagtaggaaccagctgaaggatccaggagtgaagctgctctgtggttttctccaggatcctctctgtgagttGGAGgtgctcaggtcagtcagagatgatccagtactttcccaggtgtaa